From the Erpetoichthys calabaricus chromosome 12, fErpCal1.3, whole genome shotgun sequence genome, the window ACACTTTCCTGTCACCTGGAGGCTCCTCATGACCTCAAGTGCAGCATGGTTCACCAGAAGTGTTCCCGGGTCTGGCATGAAGGAAGCCACTTGGCCTGAGGcagagtcaggagaggagaaaGATGAAGCTCATCTGGGAAGGTTTGGAggaagaaatagagaaaaaggaaaataagtgTGTAATGGGATGAAAAGAAACTGGTCAGAAGGTATTTCTTTGAGTAGAAATAGCTATTTGAACTTAGCACTCGTGTCTTTGTAGTTGTGTCATGGGTTGAAGGGCCTGTTATGTCTTCTACTGGTCACAACACTTAACCACAATCAACAGAGATGGAAAATAAGAAGGAAATTGAATAGTTCAAAATCTGAAGAAGAGGCTATGAAAAAATGGTTTAGGGTTACATTTAGTATTATTTATGGTGTCGTAAGTCAAACCGGAAATTAAAGACCAAGCTTGTCAGACCTGATAACTTTGATGGCAGCTCTTTTCTTCATTTACACAGATTGATTTGGTTTAAAATTCAAGATGAAGGACTCTGTGTAACAGAAcagaaaagtctgaattagtgtaagcctcCCTAATTCGGGGTGTCCATAGTAAATTTCATGATGTCCTTCATGAAGAAGAAGTACCTAATAAGAGTAGTTACTGTAtgtcaaacatttgaaatatgaaaatgtgtgcttcagtttaaatgtttaaagtctaaatattcttgattgtaatagatgtttgtcatttgttaccttctgatagaggtccataggggGCTAGATCCCTAGAAAaggatcaaaaatataaaaaataacctcaTATTGATAATCAGTGATCCTGAAATTGTCTAAAACGATTCtctacatgcttatgtttgaaatttgttatttttaaccttctgggagtggctatCAGAGGACTAAGACCACCAGTAaggaatcagatatcaaaaataggATCATATATGTGATCTGCAACCTtgaaaatagcataaaacgaTACTCCACATAACGATATTCCTGATCCTGATTTTCATGAAGTTTTGTGAACAGGAGTAACTTCGAACACTCGTGTCCTATTAAGGAGTTGGTTGATGTGGCGGCACagtttcaagtccttctgatcctTTTTGCTAAAGACATCTAATAGCTTACTCCTTATTAAAGAGgagtaatttcctgcacaaaatatgtctCAAAATGGCCTAAAATGTGAATGGTTTGGATCTATAGGGCCAACAAAACTGGGGGAATAACAAAAAttttgacatcttgcataactagatgtCAAGACAAGTCAAACAGTACATTAAATGTgggggctcaccacctatgggaggggccaaggaggtcgggtgcagtgtgagttgggtggtggccgaaggcggggaccttggcggtccgatcctcggctacagaagctggctcttgggacgtggaatgtcacctctctgaaggggaaggagcctgagctagtgcgtgaggtcgagaggttccggctagatatagtcggactcacctcgacgcacagcttggactctggaaccactctccttgagaggggctggactctctaccactctggagttgcccccggtgagaggcgccgagcgggtgtgggtatacttattgctaagaaggagtcctaccggtcccttttgtcctgtgggaccctggaggcagctgataggtaccagcaggccaagcggaatgcggcattggtggttgctgaggcaaaaactcgggcgtgggaggagtttggggaggccatggagaacgactttcggacggcttcgaggagattctggtccaccatctggcgtctcaggaaggggaagcagtgcagtgtcaacactgtatatggtgtggatggtgcgctgctgacctcgactcgggacgttgtgggtcggtggggggagtacttcgaagacctcctcaatcccattaacatgccttccaatgaggaagcagagcctggggactcagaggtgggctcccccatctctgggactgaggtcaccgaggtggtcaaaaaactccttggtggcagggccccggggggggaggagatacgcccggagttcctcaaggctctggatgttgcaggactgtcttggttgacacgcctctgcaacatcgcatggacatcagggacagtgcctctggattggcagaccctctttaagaagggggatcggagggtgtgttccaactacagagggatcacactcctcagcctccctggaaaagtctattcaggggtcctggagaggagggtccgtcggatagtcaagcctcggattcaggaggaacagtgtggttttcgtcctggtcgcggaacagtggaccagctctacacccttagcagggtcctggagggtgcatgggaatttgcccaacctgtctacatgtgttttgtggacttggaaaaggcattcgaccgtgtccctcggggaatcctgtggggggtgctccgagagtatggggtattggaccccctgataaggctgttcggtccctgtacgatcggtgccagagcttggtccgcattgccggcagtaagtcaaacccatttccagtgagagttggactccgccagggctgccctttgtcaccgattctgttcataacttttatggacagaatttctaggcgcagccagggcgttgagggggtccggtttggtgggctcaggattgggtcactgctttttgcagatgatgttgtcctgtttgcttcatcaggccgtgatcttcagctctctctggatcggttcgcagccgagtgtgaagcggctgggatgagaatcagcacctccaaatccgagaccatggtcctcagccggaaaagggtggagtgccctctcagggttgggagcgagatcctgccccaagtggaggagttcaagtatctcgggatcttgttcaggagtgagggaagaatggagcgtgagatcgacaggcggatcggtgcggcatccgcagtaatgcgggcgctgcatcggtctgtcgtggtgagaaaggagctgagccgcaaggcgaagctctcaatttaccagtcgatctatgttcctaccttcacctatggtcatgaactatgggtagtgaccgaaagaacgagatcgcgaatacaagcggctgaaatgagtttcctccgcagggtgtctgggctttcccttaaagatagggtgagaagctcagtcatccgggaagggctcagagtagagccgctgctcctccgcatcgagaggagtcagatgaggtggctcgggcatctgatcaggatgcctcctggacgcctccctggtgaggtgttccgggcacgtctaaccgggaggaggccccggggaagacccaggacacgctggagggactatgtctctcgactggcctaggaacgccttgggattctcccggaagagctagaagaagttgccggagagagggaagtctgggcatctctgctcaagctgctgccccctgcgacccgacctcggataagcgggagacaatggatggatggatggatggttttcctAGTACTAGTGTGTCAGGAGTTGCCCCACAAAgcaaactgaagtgattttaaagcGTTCAGAAGGAATTCCTatgaaaacaactgaaaaattgtcattctttatgtttgacgTTCTGCACCCCTCAGCTCAAGTCTCATTTTTCACCATCTTGGCCAGTTTTTtgactcattttcttttcttttctctcattTCAGTCTCATGTCAGCTCACCTTGGACCCCAACACTGCACATGGATGCCTCTACTTGtctgaagtgaacagaaaattgaCTTATGAGAAGAGTAAGAACATCCAACATGTCTCTCATCCTGATGGATTTAATTTTTGGTCCCAAATTTTATGCAAAGATTCTCTGAGTGGGACTCGCTGCTACTGGGAGGTCAAGTGGAGTGGAGAAGCAGCAGCAATTGGAGTCGCATATGGAGGAATTGAAAGAAAAGGACAAAGCAAGCAGTGTCTCCTTGGATTCAATGAAAAGTCCTGGTGTTTGCTTTGCTCTGATTCCAGTTGTTCTGTATGGCACAATAAGAAAAAGACTAACATCAGTGCCCCCTGCTTTCACAGAATAGGTGTCTATCtcgactggcctgctggctctctgtcattttatggcATCTCAAACAccatgaccctcctgcacaggttcaacacctccttcattGAGCCACTCTATCCAGCATTTGGGCCAGTATTGGATTCTAACATAACAATCTGCCCTCTGAACCCGTCTGACCAGTGACCAGTGTTATCATCAGGTCACTTAATTTCTTCTGTCACACAGACTGTTGTGTTATTTTATAGTTAAGAGTAAAACTTCCTAAAATGTGGCGCAGTAGCCATTAGACAGTTGTTAAATGTTTGAATTATGGATGCCACTGGAAATTCTCAGTCCAGTCTCCTTCACAGTTAACTTGTGGTTGATCAGATAATCTATAACTGTAGTCCTAATCTCATCAGAAACATCTCTTTCTTCCCCCTGgtcttcttccaaatctttcTCCTCAGTCTTGCCCTCGTCCTTGTCCAAGTTCTCCTCCCTCTCCCTCCCAGTAGTAACAGGGACTATTGAGGAGGCATTCAGCAATTTAGaaactgtagagggagaagagctgctgcGATTAAgtagactgaaatcaaacaaatcaccaggaccagatcatatttaTTCTCAAGTTCTTAAAGAGGTTAGCAATATAAACCCTTAATGCATTTTTTAGGAAGACACTGCGAACTGGGGAAATTCCGAAGGatggaaaattgaaaatattatcCTGTGGAGTATTTAGACAAAgcatgaattaaaatgaaattaatcttACAGTAATAAACGGCAGGACAGTGGGGAACATAGAAGCTCTGGCTCTCTGTGATTtacaaaatatcagaaaatagaTCAggtgaatgaaaaatggaaagtaaaGATTGCTTTATAAACCACACTGATCTGTGCCTGTCAGCTCACAGCATGTTATTGGGTGTGTCTGCATTCCATCAAACACATCAGATTTAAGTTTCATTTCTTTAGAATCAACACCCACATGTCAGACTGGATGTGAACTATAAAGGCAGCAGCCCATATTTTCCTGTCTGTGGACCCTGGAGAAGTTGATCAGTCTCACACGTGGACACAACTACTAGTCAGACACACTGGAGATCTAGAGCTGTCCTCAGCACAGACTAATATACAAAGTTGTGCCTGAGTTGAACAGACATTAAAGAGAAACTGAAAGACATGGAAGCCTCTTCACCTCAAAGTTATGCTGGACCTGATGATGTGCCCTGTGATATTTGTACTActggaagaaaaaggaaagcaGGGAAGACCTGCATGACCTGCATGATCTCCTACTGTGAGGCTCACCTGCAGCCGCACAAGGAGCATGGCGTCTACAAACGACACAAACTGGAGGAGCCAACTGGAAACATTGAGGAGAAACTCTGTGCAAAACACCAGAGGGTTCTGGAAATCTTCTGTAGGACCGACGAGAGCTGTGTCTGCTTGCTCTGTGCAACAACCGAACACAAGACTCATGACACTGTGACACCTGAGGAAGAGCAAACTGGGAAACAGGTAAGGACAGGACTGAGAATGGGAAGGATTAACTGGGAAAATTAGGTAAGAAAAGGGAGCTGCTAGTTGGTTCTTCATGGTTTATGATGAATTAACTGTTTTTGTTCAGAATCTTATTAGACActcatgaatttaaaaaatattaatagaatAAAAGTCTGGAATGAGAAGTGATACAGAAATCACAGGTTTTTATCTCccatttaacagaaaataacaaaactgaactgACGTGAAAACAAAATCTGTTGAACCTGCTATACGTTTTGTCCTGTTCAAGTGTGAGACCTTCTTGAAAAGGGTCTTGCTTGGGGTTACCAGATGTCCTGTACTTGCCTGGGCAGTGACGTATTTCTTGCCCAATTTTGctgtcctgattttttttttttttaattcttatgtgTCCCATATTTTAGACACAACTTATTTCTTAACTCATTGACAGAACAGCATGCAAGTCATTGTAGAAAGAGCTCTACTTCCCACAGTTCTTTAAACACCACTACTCATATAAAGTCTATTGAAAACAGGCCAGATCTGATCAATTTGATGTTCTGTATTTATGAACTGAAGTTTAAGATCTGTGAACAGCAGAGTTGCATCATCAAGGTGCTTAGTTCTGAGTTGGCCAGGTGCTTAATCTGTCGATATGACTACATGTGAGTGCTTGTTTAATGAAGAACTTCAGTGGGAATTTACAGAGTGATATGCCAAACATATGGAAGTAGATGTGGAATATGCAATTAAAGAAGTGCACAAAGTAACCACTGACATCAATGCACGAGCAATCAAGCTTACATCAGTTAGTCCGTTACTGTTTACTccaataattttaatgtttacaccATCTCAATATTCGGTATAATGGATTGAGGTGATTCAATTAAAGTGCATTCTTCTAATAAAGAAATGAAACCTATAAAGTGCTACTGTACCTCCTGTTTGTGCATTGAGATCCTGTTTGTGCATTGGAGAACAGAGATTATGAGTTCTGAGTTATAGGTGAAAGCAGCATAATTAGCAAATAATGGATGAAATAACCACAACACCTGGGAAAGCAGAATGAAATTCAGGATGaaagtattgttaaaaaatgtaacaaaaaacaacaaaactacatcatccccatataactgcttcatccattttaatacaaatttaccaaacttagttttgtaattattCAGTTGGTCGCTTCTGCTTCTTGGGCACTCAGCAGGTGTGACCCTGCCCTGTGAGCACCGTCCACTCGCTCCTCTTGAGCCCAGTTCTCAGGCCTCCACACTATTGACCAGCTCAGCCATCAACTTGtcgcttttcttttttgttccctTCTTACAAACCACTAGCTCCATTTCCATcttttttcctttgtcatttctCCTGATCTTCCCCCTCTCTGTCCTACTCAGGCTCCCTCAATGCTTTACTTGCCACAGGTGTCTAATTACACACCCCAGCACTCTAATGAGGAAATCAGCTCAACTGTGCATGTCTGCACATGAGTGTGAGCTCCACCATTTCCCCCATCAACACCCCAGGGTCACTTGTCCTCACTACACCTAAAACCACCAGTAGACTGAGTGCACTGTTTTTACTAAAACAACTCACACACTGCTCTACACCCTAAATGTATTTTACCACAAGCCGATTgctctcagcatttaaatcagaCACGGGAGTTGAGCCTAAATTACTCTTGATAGAGTTCATGGTGAGTCCCTTTTGGtttttctctctgttttgttttgtctttgctttgtttctGGCTGATTCTCCagcttaaaatgcagttttctacAGTTACCTCTGATATCAttgattatatactgtaaaagactTTTTCAATGTCAAAGTAGGTTTTGCTGCATGCTTTGCTTTGGTCAACTCCTGTATTTGCCTGCTTAGTGTAGTCTAATATTTTGGTTTTGGATCACCTGGCCCCATTATTTCATACATTTACTATGCTATATTCTTGAAGGTGGTCTTCTAATCTATTTCtgattttttcttcttaattttataTGGGATAGAAATACCTCACTTATGGTCTATAATTTCAAGGCTTCATTTTGTCTGCTCTTCTTGTGGACTGGATTCACATTCTGAACTTTTCACCTGGTCTTTCTCTAATATGAAATGAATGCCAGAATGTTCCAACCTAACCTTAATAAATCtaacctttcattttaattaacaccACTAATAATGACCCAACTGTCCATGGGTTGTATTTGTCTTCAAAGCACACTGAGGACCCGAAGCACATTTATGATTTACTCTCTGGGCGCTCCTCAGACATGTCCACCTCAATTTGTTTCCACACAGAACCAGTTGGGGAAGAGAAGGgcaaaaatcaaagaaagaattgaagagaaagaaaagaaactggAGGAGGTGAAGGAGACGGTAGTGAGGATTAAGGTGAGTCTTGTGCCAATTTCTGATGCTGTAGTGTTACTGAGAATCAAGATATCATTGAAATAATGTCAGTTAGGCCACTAATTGAGGtttttttagtaataatttaCCTTGAACCAATGAGTAACAACTTCTAAAATAAGACTGAGTTGTTAAGTCTGAAACAAACAGaatttgaacaaaaaaacaagGCTGTGAATTCCAAAACACATTATGTAGCTCAACAATCATCTGTGTCTTGCTCTTTCATGTGCCTGTTTGGGTTTCTTCCAAATCACCAACTATGGTACCTCCTCCCTCTGGACAAAATTCTGAGCTGTACGTATTCCTTTAAGCACTGAACATAGCTCCCCATAAATGGAAGTTGAAGTGAAAAGAGCTTTAGCTAATTACAAATGTGTTGATAAGATTATGAAGTCAGAAGCACAAAGTCATCTTTATGGTGACTGTGGTTTTGTACTGCTTGGGAAGTGCATCTCTATGCTCCCTTAAAGAACATGGGACTGAAATGTCTCCACACATTCTTCTAATCAGAGTTCTACAGAAATAGAACTTCAGGAACATGAGAAGACCTTTAAAGCTGTGCTTGAGTCCATTGAGAGGCTGCGGTCAGAGGTCATTGAACTCATTAGAGATTACGAGCAGAAGGAAGTGAGTAAAGCTGAAGAATTCATCAAGCTACTGGAGAGGGAGATTGAGGCGCTGAAGAAAAGAAACACTGAACTAGACAAGCTTTCACAGACAAACGACCCTATCTACTTCCTTCAGGTAAGAGGGTCCTTCTAATGGATGCCAACAGGGCTGTTTGGCTCAGAAAGTCTTTATCTGTTCCATTATTGTTGTCATTCTGCTCTCTTCATCTAGAAGTTCCCAAATACCTACATCCCTTCTGAAGATGGAGATTCACTTGATATCAGAGTTGATGACAGCTTGCTGCCTGAGACTCTAAGGAAGGACTTGTCTGATCTGCAGAggagtctggaggagatcagcaGCTGGAAATTTGTGAAGATCAAAGGTAGGATGTAGGTCCTCATGTGACCTCCTCAGTTAACCCTGAGAGAGTCTgggtggaagaagaaaaaaaataacacaggcTGTCTTGCTTAAAATCTGCCATTCTCTTTTTGTCCTCAGGGGTCGACACTCCAGGCTACATACTGCAAAATTTTAGAATGAGAgatcaatttttaaaatgtaagtctGCTTCTGtttattgtaaaagtaaaagtttttGCCTCTCTGAGAGGAGGACAATGCTAAAAGATACATATTATTACTACAAGAACATTTATTCATTACTCTTGCATTTATTGGCATAACATCCAGAAGAGCAGTAATAATTAGAGTTCCAAGATGAACATATAAAGGACAAAGGATAGCTGCATGTGAATCAAAAAGCCTACCGTGGATCAGATACCGTATAGTGCCTTGCACGATAGATAGGTAGAGAAGGCTATGAAGAATGATGTGGTGCAAAATGCAGTGCGATCGGGTGTTTAGGAATTTATGGGGCACCCCCCCACACACCTTATTGCTTTGAAGCTTCACAGGGGAGAGTACTGCTTTGATGTGGTGAATGATGTGATGCACTAGGAAGGTGGCTACAAAGAGGGATGTAGTGCAAAGTCTAAACTTATGGTATCATGTATAACCACAAGGAGGCGCCATTGAggtccaaaccacagacacagcaatacccgaCACAGATCCAGGtttaaataaaggattttatttgCCACAAACATCTTCTTCACAAGAATATCAGCCAAATAAATCATTTCAGAAATCTCTCCTTCCTCCACTAAGAGCGTTGAccgcttcctcctgactctgactcgacTACAGTGAAGCAATGGGCTCTCTTTAAGGCTGACCTGGGAACTGCTTCCATTTTCCTGTCCAAGCACTTTTGGAAAATGTGGAAACCAGGCAGTGCCGTCTGGTGGTCCTCAGAGACCCCAGCTGGTCTGTGTCTCTGGAGTCTAATCCCCATTATGGTGTCTTAAACTGGTCCAGCCCTGAGGAAAGTTGCTACCTGTTGTGTAGGGGAATAAGGTGCTCCTGGTGAGCCTGTTTGCCTGATCCTTCCATTAAGTCCTCTTGACCAGgtatgaatccttcctttatcccggccaggatgcctgtccttccatCTGGGCATCAGAACATGACAAGGAtgataaacaatgaaaataaatacaaaaatatgcatTATGGTGAATGAATGTGATCCTCTTGTTTGAAATGAGCTAAAGTGATAGATGAAGACCCCAACatttaacaaaagaaagaaagaaagaaagaaagaaagaaagaaagaaagaaagaaagaaagaaagaaagaaagaaagaaagaaagtgtgtgTTTTAATTGAATATAAATTTACTGTATAGTAGCAATATTAGTATTTAGCCATATAATTAAAGTTATATATTCAGCTACTGGTAGAAATCCCACCATGTTGGTAGATCACAGCACTGCTCTAAAGTCCCAATTGGTAAAGGTCACAGTTCTTTAATGATGAAATTAAACTCTGGTGGATTCATCACAGTAGACCCATGAACTGATCTCTGCATATTCTGATCACCCCTTTAATCAAGCTGTGTATTGCTGACTTCCAGATGAaagactgtgaaagattgtgtGACATAGGTCATTATTTCCtactttatgctatttcttgCCTTCTTTCCCTGATCAGTTCTTTCATACACTTTCTTGTTCTCGTTGCTCTTCCTCCACATTCCCCCGATCTCCTTGCCCCAATCAACTCCGTACTCCTGCCTTTATTATTCTTATCCTCCTGACCTTCTTTTCTtcattcctcctcttcctctataTTCCTCTCCTTCTCTACAATTACCCGTGTCACGCACATACACTTAGGAGACAGCTTACGGTCTCTGATGATGGTTATCATTCCACCGAACTAGAGGTTGGTGCTCTGGTCTGACATCTTCTCTCTTCCACCCCCTGCAGAAGTGACAGCTTTTTCCTCTGCTGACATCACTGCCGTGGTCTACTCTCCGAGAccctccccttcctgcctggaatctATATGACTTCAAACCCCTTTGTTGCTGGCATTTCTTTATTTGGACTTACTACAGAAAAGATTGTTTACTTTGTTTGCTTTACATTTTACAGGGTCACAGATGCCCCCCAAATCTTTGTCAGTGttgcttcttttcttttacacCTCTCTTAAGCAtgatcttttttccattttatttaatttcttcattattaCACACCAGTTCTCTCTCCATTTCCTCTTTGACATTTGGTATCTTCTCTATCTCATCATGTAACTCAAGTCCTGAGGTTCCACTTCTCTTATATTCCTCCTGCTCTTTCATCTTCATT encodes:
- the LOC114661667 gene encoding tripartite motif-containing protein 16-like isoform X3: MEASSPQSYAGPDDVPCDICTTGRKRKAGKTCMTCMISYCEAHLQPHKEHGVYKRHKLEEPTGNIEEKLCAKHQRVLEIFCRTDESCVCLLCATTEHKTHDTVTPEEEQTGKQNQLGKRRAKIKERIEEKEKKLEEVKETVVRIKSSTEIELQEHEKTFKAVLESIERLRSEVIELIRDYEQKEVSKAEEFIKLLEREIEALKKRNTELDKLSQTNDPIYFLQKFPNTYIPSEDGDSLDIRVDDSLLPETLRKDLSDLQRSLEEISSWKFVKIKGVDTPGYILQNFRMRDQFLKYSCPLTLDPNTIHKRLHLADGNKQVMHKKTETPYPAHPDRFDYWPQVLCSEPLNGTRHYWEVEWSGDGGKIGVTYKGIGRKGKNEEFFLGCNDKSWCLVCSNSQCYVSHNGKNITICTLPSNKIGIYLDYSGGSLSFYSITNKMSLLYKFTVSFTEPLYPGFWVGRNASMKICQLNPSDQ